A genome region from Hydrogenoanaerobacterium saccharovorans includes the following:
- a CDS encoding DUF6514 family protein produces the protein MKQALKKSTAILQQGWRTELIEGRCEAEECEGITVYGLALYCEDECVAAISDISSYRRYVEKLVALCNRNHVTVDSVWDVVEDYLL, from the coding sequence TTGAAGCAAGCTTTGAAAAAATCCACAGCAATCCTGCAGCAAGGTTGGAGAACAGAATTAATTGAAGGGAGGTGTGAAGCAGAGGAATGCGAAGGAATAACAGTTTACGGGCTTGCATTGTACTGCGAAGATGAATGTGTAGCGGCTATTTCTGATATTTCTTCTTACCGCCGTTATGTAGAAAAATTAGTTGCGTTGTGTAACAGAAACCACGTAACTGTAGATTCCGTTTGGGATGTGGTTGAGGATTACTTACTTTAA
- a CDS encoding DUF421 domain-containing protein encodes MSIFFLRTIILYFVIVFSLRIMGKRHLGELQPSEFVVAIMISNIATLPIEDTNIPLVAGIVPILTLVSFEVIISSIGLKCKTVRKLVSGNPIIIIRDGVIDQKKMRELRYSIDDLIEQLRSKDIFDISEVAYAIVETNGQLSVFQKYPYRITTNEDLNIPEPSCADSPPMVLISDGELIEDTLNYCNLRKEWLEKTLREQGVEQKDIFIMTCNRAANYHLVLREKKKKENKGGGGS; translated from the coding sequence ATGTCGATATTTTTTCTGCGTACAATTATATTGTATTTCGTGATTGTGTTTTCGCTGCGAATAATGGGTAAACGTCACCTAGGTGAGCTGCAGCCATCGGAATTTGTCGTGGCAATTATGATTTCGAATATTGCAACATTGCCGATTGAGGATACCAATATACCGCTGGTTGCAGGGATTGTTCCTATACTAACTCTGGTGAGCTTTGAAGTAATTATCTCTTCGATTGGATTGAAATGCAAAACAGTGCGAAAACTGGTTTCAGGCAACCCAATCATTATTATACGCGATGGGGTAATTGATCAAAAAAAAATGCGCGAGCTGCGTTACAGTATTGATGATTTGATAGAACAGCTGCGCAGTAAAGATATATTTGATATATCTGAGGTTGCTTACGCAATTGTTGAGACAAACGGGCAATTAAGTGTTTTTCAAAAATATCCTTATCGCATTACAACCAACGAAGATTTGAATATACCCGAACCAAGCTGTGCAGATTCGCCCCCGATGGTTTTAATCAGTGACGGTGAACTGATTGAAGATACGCTGAACTACTGCAATCTTCGGAAGGAATGGCTAGAAAAGACACTGCGTGAACAGGGTGTAGAGCAGAAAGATATTTTTATTATGACATGTAACCGGGCAGCAAATTACCATTTGGTTTTGCGAGAAAAAAAGAAAAAAGAGAATAAAGGCGGTGGAGGCTCTTGA
- a CDS encoding DUF4363 family protein: protein MIISLLMIALIVTLSIMNSITLYKIRIELSDYLENMTQKLYNGSAQDIVEDTENFKELWHEREEKLVRFIRHSDLEQITWDSARLPELARYGDTSELAAEIKRIQLQVNHLWETQMPRLRTVF from the coding sequence ATGATTATTTCTCTTTTAATGATTGCACTGATTGTCACTTTGAGTATTATGAATTCGATTACGCTTTATAAAATACGCATTGAGCTTTCGGATTATTTAGAAAATATGACTCAAAAACTTTATAACGGTTCGGCACAGGACATTGTGGAAGATACAGAAAATTTTAAAGAATTGTGGCACGAACGCGAAGAAAAACTGGTACGGTTTATAAGGCATTCCGATTTAGAGCAAATAACGTGGGATTCTGCTCGGCTGCCTGAACTCGCCCGTTACGGAGATACATCCGAACTGGCTGCAGAAATCAAACGAATACAGCTGCAGGTAAATCATTTATGGGAAACACAAATGCCGCGCTTACGAACCGTGTTTTAA
- a CDS encoding Ger(x)C family spore germination protein: MLKSAAVFVLALLSLCGCTKPVRVNQRAIVQGIGIDFDGNNYQLTLQIFEAKGGGAEPSISAGKNNSVVLQTEGDTIANAFEKASLKQGKQIFYGQNKMIVIGEDTAKQGLDIVINYFNTNHQSRPNVDVVMADGKAVDILSAELEQAPVPMISVKNMLDNTEVNAKILRGQVRHIVNAKENGHTGAYMPIIAKSKNNEKEESIEVLGTAVYSHNRLSGKLNQNETRGVMLLRNDVKGTSITVGNLQLGKISLEVVDTKTKIKPSIINGIPHFAIDCSVKSHIEESFVPQDGSQLLSHLNQIEQMQAEVIYGEMEGALSACLRNYSSDIFDFANLLKKYEPQWYQQNQNRYDELLPQFTYQINLKTKITRYGLQS; this comes from the coding sequence ATGTTAAAATCAGCAGCTGTTTTTGTTTTGGCTTTGCTATCGCTTTGCGGATGTACAAAGCCTGTGCGAGTCAATCAGCGGGCGATTGTGCAGGGGATAGGGATTGACTTTGATGGGAATAACTATCAATTGACTTTGCAAATTTTTGAAGCAAAGGGCGGCGGCGCCGAGCCCTCCATCAGTGCGGGGAAAAACAACAGCGTGGTTTTACAGACGGAGGGCGATACCATCGCGAATGCGTTTGAAAAAGCATCACTTAAACAGGGTAAACAGATTTTCTATGGGCAGAATAAGATGATTGTTATAGGCGAGGATACTGCCAAGCAAGGCCTTGATATTGTAATCAACTACTTCAATACCAATCACCAATCTCGCCCAAATGTAGATGTGGTAATGGCGGATGGGAAAGCTGTAGATATCCTTTCTGCAGAGCTGGAACAAGCACCCGTGCCCATGATTTCTGTAAAGAATATGCTCGATAACACCGAGGTAAACGCTAAAATCCTGCGGGGGCAGGTACGGCATATTGTAAACGCGAAAGAAAACGGGCATACAGGTGCTTATATGCCCATTATCGCAAAAAGTAAGAATAACGAGAAAGAAGAAAGCATAGAGGTGCTTGGCACCGCTGTATACAGCCACAATCGGCTAAGTGGCAAATTAAATCAGAATGAAACGCGCGGTGTAATGTTGTTGCGCAATGACGTAAAGGGAACAAGCATCACTGTCGGTAATCTGCAGTTGGGTAAAATATCACTTGAGGTAGTTGACACAAAAACAAAAATCAAACCGTCTATAATTAACGGTATACCTCATTTTGCAATTGATTGCTCGGTAAAAAGCCATATAGAAGAAAGCTTTGTGCCTCAAGACGGCAGCCAGCTCCTTTCGCATCTGAACCAAATTGAACAAATGCAGGCTGAAGTTATTTACGGTGAAATGGAAGGTGCTTTGTCTGCGTGTTTGCGCAACTATTCCAGCGACATTTTTGATTTTGCGAATTTACTAAAAAAATATGAGCCGCAATGGTATCAACAAAATCAAAACCGCTACGATGAACTGTTGCCACAGTTTACCTATCAAATCAATTTAAAAACAAAAATTACACGCTACGGTTTGCAGAGCTAA
- the nrdR gene encoding transcriptional regulator NrdR has translation MKCPFCGYEETKVIDSRPTDEKIRRRRECLNCEKRFTTYEVVETMPLVVIKKDKSREMFDRNKLMNGLVRACEKRPISVEMLDNIVNDIETQLLNMLEREVSSYQIGEMAMQKLKKIDEVAYVRFASVYRQFADINSFMDELKVLLKEK, from the coding sequence ATGAAATGTCCTTTTTGCGGATATGAAGAAACAAAAGTAATTGATTCCCGGCCGACAGATGAAAAAATCAGGCGTCGCCGGGAGTGCCTTAATTGTGAAAAACGGTTTACAACTTATGAAGTTGTAGAGACAATGCCATTGGTTGTCATCAAAAAGGACAAGTCTCGCGAGATGTTTGACCGCAATAAACTGATGAACGGTTTGGTTCGTGCCTGCGAAAAACGTCCAATATCTGTCGAGATGCTGGACAATATTGTAAACGATATTGAAACGCAGCTTCTGAACATGCTTGAGCGAGAAGTATCATCTTATCAAATTGGCGAAATGGCAATGCAAAAGCTTAAAAAAATAGACGAAGTGGCTTATGTCCGGTTCGCATCTGTTTACCGCCAATTTGCAGATATCAACTCATTTATGGATGAACTTAAGGTTCTGCTTAAAGAAAAATGA
- a CDS encoding GerAB/ArcD/ProY family transporter, protein MIRNTLIDSKQIVMLMVMFRIFNLLTFAPQMGSLENTASAMIALPVSHLLLALILLPAALLLNRYKECNIVDCALQLNKITGKVLAVLLFLYTAFVAANTISNFEFLLTSVIYPQTSPIFFILTFTAVCAYGAFMGLEPVTRVNTFVFFLSLAALVFISIAVLPSANFVYLQNPMYEGATAVAKQAVKHCFANFDVVIWLLLAPDLKGNINKSFIYWAILSFIAVEYMVTLLTVGLGDYAKSQMFPFFSLAVIAEMSIFQRLDSLHITLWTFIAFVKVSVYLYLASQCLGYLLPKRLKKTRILIGTAVSAGGALIISSSLPYLTRVHGVLHSGLPVAILAVLIPFALLIWSLFVKRRGAF, encoded by the coding sequence ATGATCCGAAATACGCTGATAGACAGCAAACAGATTGTTATGCTGATGGTGATGTTTCGTATTTTCAATCTGCTCACGTTTGCGCCTCAGATGGGAAGCTTGGAAAATACCGCCTCTGCTATGATTGCTTTACCAGTTTCGCATCTTTTGCTTGCGCTTATTCTGCTGCCGGCAGCGCTGTTGCTTAACCGATACAAAGAATGCAACATTGTAGACTGTGCTTTGCAGCTTAATAAAATTACAGGTAAGGTTTTGGCTGTGTTGTTGTTTTTGTACACTGCATTTGTTGCAGCCAACACAATCAGTAACTTTGAATTTTTGCTCACATCCGTGATTTATCCACAGACAAGTCCGATTTTTTTCATTCTAACGTTTACAGCGGTATGCGCCTATGGTGCATTTATGGGGCTAGAGCCTGTAACACGTGTCAATACTTTTGTGTTTTTTCTGTCTCTAGCAGCACTTGTTTTTATCTCGATTGCTGTTTTGCCCAGCGCCAACTTCGTTTACCTGCAAAACCCGATGTATGAGGGTGCCACAGCGGTGGCAAAGCAGGCAGTGAAGCATTGTTTTGCTAATTTTGACGTTGTAATTTGGCTTTTACTGGCTCCCGATTTAAAAGGCAATATCAACAAAAGTTTTATCTACTGGGCTATTTTAAGTTTTATTGCGGTGGAGTATATGGTTACGTTGCTGACAGTGGGCTTGGGCGATTACGCAAAATCACAGATGTTCCCGTTTTTTTCTCTGGCAGTCATTGCAGAAATGTCGATTTTTCAGCGATTGGACAGCCTGCACATAACGTTATGGACTTTTATCGCTTTTGTAAAAGTATCGGTTTATCTCTATCTCGCGTCGCAATGCCTTGGTTATCTGCTGCCGAAGCGCTTGAAAAAAACACGCATTCTAATCGGCACAGCGGTTTCAGCAGGCGGTGCTTTGATTATTTCATCAAGCTTGCCTTACCTCACAAGGGTACATGGGGTACTGCATTCGGGGTTGCCTGTTGCAATACTTGCAGTGTTAATTCCTTTTGCACTGCTTATTTGGTCATTGTTTGTTAAAAGGAGGGGTGCATTTTGA
- a CDS encoding sugar phosphate isomerase/epimerase family protein, which translates to MNIGISTACLYPMETEKALETVGKLGVSAVEIFINAPSELRTDFLKNLKAICDFYAMNIIAIHPYSSGFEPFMFFTNYERRFQDAMTMYEDYYHAANLLGAKIVVLHGDRKEGLLPDEVYYDRFGEMFLHAKRHDVILAQENVERCRSRSSAFIWHMYEYLKDDVRFVLDLKQAIRSGEDIFAMYKAMAKGLVHVHLSDHNSKEDCLAPGSGIFNFAEFEKHLKADCYKGLGVIELYRSNYKSAADLYKSYCWLKAIQ; encoded by the coding sequence TTGAATATTGGAATATCTACCGCTTGCCTATATCCCATGGAGACGGAAAAAGCACTTGAAACTGTGGGAAAGCTGGGTGTCTCTGCGGTTGAGATTTTTATAAATGCACCAAGCGAACTACGCACCGATTTTCTTAAAAACCTTAAGGCAATATGTGATTTTTATGCAATGAATATCATCGCAATTCATCCTTATTCATCCGGTTTTGAACCATTTATGTTTTTTACGAATTATGAGCGGCGCTTTCAAGATGCAATGACGATGTATGAAGATTATTACCACGCAGCCAATTTATTGGGTGCTAAAATTGTTGTACTTCATGGTGACCGTAAAGAAGGCTTGCTGCCCGATGAAGTGTATTATGACCGTTTTGGCGAGATGTTTTTGCATGCAAAGCGCCACGATGTGATTTTGGCGCAAGAGAACGTGGAACGTTGCCGCAGCCGCAGCAGTGCATTTATTTGGCACATGTACGAATATTTAAAAGACGATGTGCGTTTTGTACTAGACCTGAAACAGGCAATCCGTTCGGGAGAAGATATTTTTGCAATGTACAAAGCAATGGCAAAAGGGCTGGTACATGTACATTTGAGCGACCACAACTCAAAAGAAGACTGTCTGGCACCTGGTAGCGGGATATTTAATTTTGCTGAGTTTGAAAAACACTTGAAAGCGGATTGTTACAAGGGCTTAGGAGTGATAGAGCTATACCGCAGCAACTATAAGTCAGCTGCTGATTTATACAAGTCGTATTGTTGGCTAAAAGCTATACAGTAA
- a CDS encoding spore germination protein, with protein MFFQKVGKIIERSSSAAYAKNSPPLGDDEKLSKDLSQNIIDMREKLHNTADFVNKEMIICGQKVQILTFEGMVSTQNLTEALVKPLTNLKLENPTPQSLLHWIRFEAMLAPEQKEVYTLGELFKALMSGFVGVLIDGIDVAVIAGLQGFASRSISEPDSEVNVRGSREGFVEPIRTNMALIRRRIKSSRLVFEFAGAGQTSKTDLCLCYISNMVSPEILQDIRSRISKIDLNMVLDSGYIQPFLDTNIGSIFSNVGITERPDTVCAKIAEGRVVVLVDGTPFALVVPYLFSEHFQTMDDYSHRPFYSSFIRIMKYAAFFFTILLPGAYVAIATFHPELFPETLLLNIAASEETTPFPLMFEALLIHLIYEIMREAGLRLPRAIGHAIGIVGGLVIGDAAVKAGLIGSPMVMVVALTAISSFVVPSLYEPVTILRFLFIVIGGLFGMYGITLVLCIVFVNLCALNAYGVPATSAASPYKLFGLRDVFIRASWKTLGKRTLKIQRLPGSEVGGKGGSL; from the coding sequence ATGTTTTTTCAAAAAGTTGGCAAAATAATAGAGCGTTCATCTTCAGCGGCATATGCAAAAAACTCGCCGCCTTTGGGCGATGACGAGAAGTTAAGCAAAGATTTAAGCCAAAACATTATTGATATGCGAGAAAAATTACACAATACAGCTGATTTTGTCAATAAAGAAATGATCATCTGCGGGCAGAAGGTGCAAATACTCACTTTTGAAGGGATGGTAAGCACTCAAAATTTAACAGAGGCTCTTGTCAAACCTCTCACTAACTTAAAACTGGAAAACCCCACACCGCAGAGCCTTCTGCACTGGATTCGCTTTGAAGCAATGCTTGCACCGGAACAAAAAGAGGTTTACACTCTCGGCGAACTTTTCAAGGCGTTAATGTCCGGATTTGTTGGCGTCTTGATTGATGGAATTGATGTTGCTGTCATTGCAGGGTTGCAAGGGTTTGCATCACGTTCTATTTCAGAGCCGGATTCTGAAGTGAACGTACGCGGTTCGCGCGAGGGTTTTGTAGAGCCTATCCGAACCAATATGGCGCTTATCCGCCGCCGAATTAAATCGTCCAGGCTGGTGTTCGAGTTTGCGGGGGCAGGGCAAACCAGTAAAACAGATCTTTGCCTTTGTTATATCTCCAATATGGTATCGCCTGAAATATTACAGGATATACGCAGCCGTATCTCGAAAATCGACCTCAATATGGTGTTGGACTCGGGATATATCCAGCCGTTTCTCGATACCAACATCGGCTCCATCTTTTCTAACGTAGGTATTACGGAGCGCCCGGATACCGTATGCGCCAAAATAGCTGAGGGCAGGGTTGTGGTGTTGGTAGACGGCACACCGTTTGCGCTGGTGGTACCCTATCTTTTCAGCGAACATTTTCAAACAATGGACGATTACTCTCATCGCCCGTTTTATTCCTCTTTTATACGTATTATGAAGTATGCTGCGTTCTTTTTTACCATTTTGCTCCCGGGAGCCTATGTCGCCATAGCAACCTTTCACCCCGAGCTGTTCCCCGAAACGCTGCTGTTAAACATCGCCGCATCGGAGGAGACTACCCCGTTCCCGCTTATGTTCGAAGCGTTGCTCATCCATTTAATTTATGAAATTATGCGTGAGGCGGGTTTACGCCTGCCTCGCGCTATCGGGCATGCGATTGGTATTGTCGGCGGGCTTGTTATTGGTGATGCGGCAGTAAAAGCGGGGCTGATTGGTTCCCCCATGGTTATGGTTGTGGCACTCACCGCAATTAGTTCTTTTGTGGTACCGTCGCTGTACGAACCCGTTACCATCTTGCGCTTTTTGTTTATTGTAATAGGCGGATTGTTTGGGATGTACGGTATTACTTTGGTTCTGTGCATAGTATTTGTTAATTTATGCGCGTTAAATGCCTATGGTGTACCTGCAACGTCAGCTGCATCACCGTATAAGCTTTTTGGCCTTCGTGATGTGTTCATTCGAGCATCGTGGAAAACTCTCGGAAAGCGAACACTCAAGATTCAGCGGCTTCCCGGCAGTGAGGTTGGCGGTAAAGGGGGGAGCCTGTAG